Proteins co-encoded in one Ancylomarina subtilis genomic window:
- a CDS encoding P-II family nitrogen regulator — protein sequence MKEIKAFVRPNKVNEIVQQLKDNGFENMTISLAEGTGKFQDEKAFVSDKFAVTDSPVAKIEIVVYDSFVEKVVCIISKYGKTLNPGDGLIYVSNVDSVHRIKTGLETM from the coding sequence ATGAAAGAAATAAAAGCATTTGTGCGACCAAACAAAGTGAATGAAATTGTTCAACAACTTAAAGACAATGGCTTTGAGAACATGACAATTTCTCTTGCTGAAGGAACAGGGAAATTTCAAGATGAAAAAGCATTTGTTTCAGATAAATTTGCAGTTACAGACAGTCCCGTTGCTAAAATTGAAATAGTAGTCTATGATAGCTTTGTGGAAAAAGTTGTTTGTATTATTTCAAAATACGGTAAAACGCTCAATCCTGGAGACGGATTAATATATGTGTCTAATGTTGATAGTGTACACCGTATAAAAACAGGACTTGAAACGATGTAA
- a CDS encoding efflux RND transporter periplasmic adaptor subunit, which produces MKTKIFIAFIAIASLMSCNSKNKDSHQDEEHEENSPEGVVMLNEKQREALDLKLGVFLMRNLTTVVKTNGQLEVPPSSIAEVTAIVGGNVKEIKVFHGDKVSKGQLLAVLEHPDYIALQEDFSVIANKLEYLEQEYVRQKELFENNVGAGKDYQQAKAEYNTAKARYEGLKARLKLLLISPEKVKEGEISNTINIISPISGYVNEININVGTYVDAKDKLIEITDITTIHADFMIYEKDVHLVKEGQKILFTVSNRPNEELTATVFAIGKEFETNTRAVSIHARLEKNVGNLIPGMYINGRLHTDENYTLTLPNDAIVKEGTKSYIFIQDKEALEEIEYDEHKKSESQEEYNMDDDDNKMAFRMKEVITGQKDDGYTEIHLLDSLADDTQIVMNAAYYLLADMKKEETGDDD; this is translated from the coding sequence ATGAAAACAAAAATATTTATAGCATTTATTGCCATTGCAAGCTTAATGTCGTGCAATTCCAAAAATAAGGATAGCCATCAAGATGAAGAACATGAAGAGAATAGTCCCGAGGGAGTGGTTATGTTAAATGAAAAACAACGGGAAGCCCTTGATTTAAAACTAGGAGTTTTTTTGATGCGCAATTTAACAACGGTGGTAAAAACTAACGGGCAATTGGAAGTTCCGCCATCTAGTATTGCTGAGGTTACGGCTATAGTTGGAGGTAATGTAAAAGAGATTAAAGTATTTCATGGTGATAAAGTAAGTAAGGGACAATTACTTGCAGTCCTTGAACATCCCGATTACATAGCCCTTCAAGAGGATTTTTCTGTGATTGCCAATAAACTTGAATACTTAGAACAGGAATATGTACGACAAAAAGAACTGTTTGAAAACAATGTTGGTGCAGGTAAAGATTACCAACAAGCAAAAGCTGAATACAATACCGCAAAAGCAAGATATGAAGGTTTAAAAGCACGACTGAAATTATTACTTATTTCTCCTGAAAAAGTTAAAGAAGGTGAAATCTCAAACACTATAAACATTATATCTCCAATAAGTGGCTATGTAAATGAAATTAATATTAATGTAGGCACTTATGTGGATGCAAAAGACAAACTGATTGAAATTACCGATATCACTACAATTCATGCCGATTTTATGATTTATGAGAAAGATGTCCATCTTGTAAAAGAAGGTCAAAAAATTCTTTTTACAGTTTCGAATCGACCGAATGAAGAACTTACGGCAACAGTCTTTGCAATTGGGAAAGAGTTTGAAACGAATACAAGAGCAGTCTCTATTCACGCTCGTTTGGAAAAAAATGTCGGAAATCTTATTCCTGGTATGTATATCAACGGACGTTTGCACACTGATGAAAACTATACCTTAACACTACCTAATGATGCAATAGTTAAGGAAGGAACGAAATCATACATATTCATACAGGATAAGGAAGCTCTTGAAGAAATCGAATATGATGAACACAAAAAAAGTGAAAGTCAAGAAGAATATAATATGGATGATGATGATAATAAAATGGCTTTCAGAATGAAAGAGGTGATAACCGGGCAGAAAGACGATGGTTATACAGAAATCCATTTGCTTGATTCTTTAGCTGATGATACTCAAATAGTGATGAATGCAGCCTATTATCTTTTGGCAGATATGAAAAAAGAAGAAACCGGAGATGATGATTAA